A segment of the Chitinispirillales bacterium ANBcel5 genome:
GGACTTTGAAGGGGTGCTTGGTGAATACCGACGTCTGCCCCCCGGATTCGTACGGGATATGATTATGAAAGCGCCCAGCAGGGACATGATGAATGTGCTTGCCCGCACTGTACTTGCACTCTATAGCTATGACCCTGATCCCGATGACATCTCCATTGCCAATGTGGTACGACAAAGCATTCAGCTTATCGCCACCTTTCCTCTTCTGGCGGTGTATGGCTATCAGGCATACTCCCATTTTCACGGAAACAGCAGCCTTATCATCCACTCCCCGGACCCTGCTTTAGGCACCGCGGAGAACATTTTGCATATGCTTCGGCCTGACAACAACTACACACGCCTGGAAGCTGAGCTTCTGGATATGTCCCTTGTTCTTCACGCCGAACACGGCGGGGGTAACAACTCTACCTTCACCGCCCATGTAGTGACATCCTCCGGCTCCGATACCTATTCGGTTATAGCTGCTGCACTGGGCTCTCTGAAGGGACCACGGCATGGTGGAGCAAATAAAAAAGTGGTACAGATGTTTAACTGCATGAAAGAGGAGATCGCAGACTGGGAGGATGAAGATCTCGTATTTGATTACCTGGGGAAAATTCTCACCAAACAGGCCTTTGACCGAAGCGGCCTGATCTATGGCATCGGACACGCAGTGTATTCGGTAAGTGATCCACGAGCACTGGTGTTTAAAAAATATGTGGAAAAACTCGCAGAATCCAAGGGGCTGGAAAAAGAGTTTCAGCTTTATAACCTGGTTGAAAGACTGGCTCCCAAAGCTATAGGGAAGGTTAGGAAAATGTATAAGGGCGTTAGTGCCAATGTAGATTTTTATTCAGGCTTTGTGTATCAGATGCTTGGCATTCCCGAGGAACTCTACACTCCGCTTTTTGCAGTGGCACGAATAACCGGGTGGTGCTCTCATCGCATGGAGGAGATCGTCAACCAGGGAAAGATCATTCGCCCTGCCTACAAAAGCACCGAGCCAAGACGCAAATATCTGGGGCTTCAGTCACGGAGCTGACCTACTTTTTGACGCAAATCTCTCCTTAAAAGTGTCGTTAGATCCTCTTAAGGAGAGAAAATCCTAATCGCTAAGCTGGCTCAGAAGGTCCTCTGTATCGATAATCTCAAACTCCTCAGCCACACGCTTCTCTCTCATAGAACTCATAATAAGCGCCGGTATCTTAACTCTTTTACCCGTAGGTGCGATTCCCATAATTTTGCCCTTGTGGGTACCAAAAATAGTGCAGTGTGATGCCACCGCATGCTCATCAGACACCATCTGCTCCACTCTGATACGAAAATCGGGGAATGCGTCTCTGTAAGAGGCCACAAGGCTCCTCAGCCCATCTTTTCCATGGTATTCGCCACCACCGGTGGAGCGGTAGATATATTCACCGCCGATAAGCGCGTCTGCAAGATCGATATCACCACCATTTTTGATACGTTCTATCATGGTCATAATTATTTCTTTGTTCTTTTCACTGATCTCTCTGTCTGCCTGGTGAGCTTTTAGGGCTGCAGCAGTATCGAACCCCGCTTCAAAGTGGGTGATCTGTTGATCTTTAATGGTGATTGTATGGATAAACTTACTCTGCCACAACCTGCCGGCAGGCCTGGCAACCGAACGCAACTGTCCCAAAACAGCAAATCGTCCCTCATTACCGATAAACTCAAGAGGGGCGTATTCCATTATATCCTCAGATTCGGTGAAACGCTCAAGGAAGGCTTTTATTCGTATTTGTCCTTTCCAAACCCCTGAATAGGGGACATTGTCGACTGTAGGATAGATCCACACCGCATCGGGTGAGCACAGCTCTAAGACAGTGTTATAATTTTTGTTACTGATCAGGGGGTAAAGTCGTTTGATGAGTTCAATTTGTGTTGAATCGTTCATAGGTGCTCCATGGGGCAGAGGGTGATTAAAAACATTTCCATAGTGGAGCAAACGATAAGCCAGAGGGGTAGTTTGTGGGGGGACGAAATAGGATAGGAAAGAAGATAATTGATCACGAAAAAACACGGAAGGGGATGAGATAGGATAGGAAAGAGGAGATGATTGGTCACGAAAAAACACGGAAGGGTATGAAGATAGATAGGAAAGAGGAGATGATTGGTCACGAAAAAACACGGAAAGGGATGAAGATAGGATAGAAAAGAGCTGAAGAAGGTCAGGAAAAACAGGGAAGGGGGTATGAAAATAGGAGAGGAGAGATGGTCAGTAAAAGCAGGGAAGGATGCGAAATTGCAGAAAACTTTCAGCTAATGAGTACAGTTTGTTCGCTGTGCCCAAAAAAATATTTCACCTTTTTTGTGTCAAAATATATTATATAAAAAGAGAGGAGTAAATTAAGACCGGAGGATATTATGTGCAGAGCCAATCTGCTTTCTACAGCTTTAATCCTGATAGTATGTTCGTTTGCTACTGTTTTAGGGCAGCAAAACGGAGCAAATGCAGACTCACTCGCCATCCACAGGTCTGCGCTCAACAACTCTTTTGAAGAAAAACCCTACTCTCCATCCAGAGACATGGCCTTCGTTTCTGTTCGGGGCCAAACCCCCAATATCCCAATGAATGGGTTTCGCCGCGCAGTTCTCTACAACGCCAAAGGAGCAAAAATCAGTGAAATGGATATAAGCAGAAGCGATTCTGTTGTTTCACTGGATAAGATGATACGAGAGAACAGCAACCGCGGGCCGTTGATTATCCAAATGATACGGTGATAAAAGGTATCAATCATACTCTTACCCAACGAATGTGCGGTTATCTGTCTTTATTGTAATGTACAAAGTATATCAAAATGAATGATGCGTTGGTATGGGCAGGTATCCTAAAAACCTTTCTGCCTTAGAAGAATAACCCGGGAATGTCGATCGCCCCCAGATAGAGAAACCATGTGGCTCATATAGCCCCAGGTAGGAAACCATAGGGCTCATATAGAAAACCCTTGGTATAGGCAGGTATCCTGAGACGTTTCCTGCCTTAGAAGATTGATCGGCACTGGCATTATAATAACATGAAAGGTTCCGTTTTTCGCCTATCAGCGAAGGGTTTCCTACCCTGGCTGATAGGGCTCATATGGCTGATCATGAACCGATAAGATAACCTTCACAAACAAAAAACACCGCAACTCTTCAATCCCTCAAAACTCTCTGCCTTGCTGCCTTAACCAATTCATGTGATGTCGATACAGCCTGTATTATCACACCACCGCCACATTCACCTTTTTCCTCTTCACCGTCTCATTGGCCACGTGCTTTAGCATCGTGCGGATTTTGACTCGTTTCACCGCTGCAAACGAGTTTCGGTGGGTGACCTCGACAAGTCCCAGTTCATCTTTGGCCAGGCGCCCCTTTCGGAACAAAAACCCGACTATGTCAACTTTGTTTATCTTATCCCGTTTACCGACATCCAACTTAACAGTCACCCATTCGGTCTTGTCGGGCAGTGGAAGGTCCCTGGAGAAAACTTCCGTTTGCGGTCTTTTGGGCAGGTAAGACGGAAGCTTATCGGCCTCTGAGTGGATGATATAGGTTGTGCCGGTGGCGTTCATGCGGGCGGTTCTTCCGTTGCGGTGGATAAACGTTGTCTCGGTTGTTGGCAGGTGATAATGGATGATAAACTGAATTTCGGGGATATTGAGGCCCCGGGCGGCCAGGTCTGTTGTCACGAGCAGATGATAGCTCCCGTTGCGAAACTTGAGAAGCGACTCCTCGCGTTCCTCCTGCTCCATCCCGCCGTGGTAGTTCACCGTATCGATATCTTTGGACCGCAAAAACCGGGTGACCCGGTCGACCGCATCACGGTGATTACAGAACACCACAGTAGACTGGTTTCCTATATAATTAATAAGGTGTAAAAGGGTTTCGAGCTTGTCGACATCAGGAGACTCGACAGTTTTAAGGGTGATGCGTGGCTGGAG
Coding sequences within it:
- a CDS encoding citrate/2-methylcitrate synthase translates to MERVSDSTTNDQDQLISKWSELVNESNVVDTELYKKYEVKRGLRDISGKGVLAGLTRIGEVHSYVLDEGEMVPVPGRLIYRGYDIVDLVDGFRSEGRFGFEEATFLLLFGRLPNSSELKDFEGVLGEYRRLPPGFVRDMIMKAPSRDMMNVLARTVLALYSYDPDPDDISIANVVRQSIQLIATFPLLAVYGYQAYSHFHGNSSLIIHSPDPALGTAENILHMLRPDNNYTRLEAELLDMSLVLHAEHGGGNNSTFTAHVVTSSGSDTYSVIAAALGSLKGPRHGGANKKVVQMFNCMKEEIADWEDEDLVFDYLGKILTKQAFDRSGLIYGIGHAVYSVSDPRALVFKKYVEKLAESKGLEKEFQLYNLVERLAPKAIGKVRKMYKGVSANVDFYSGFVYQMLGIPEELYTPLFAVARITGWCSHRMEEIVNQGKIIRPAYKSTEPRRKYLGLQSRS
- a CDS encoding ester cyclase, which produces MNDSTQIELIKRLYPLISNKNYNTVLELCSPDAVWIYPTVDNVPYSGVWKGQIRIKAFLERFTESEDIMEYAPLEFIGNEGRFAVLGQLRSVARPAGRLWQSKFIHTITIKDQQITHFEAGFDTAAALKAHQADREISEKNKEIIMTMIERIKNGGDIDLADALIGGEYIYRSTGGGEYHGKDGLRSLVASYRDAFPDFRIRVEQMVSDEHAVASHCTIFGTHKGKIMGIAPTGKRVKIPALIMSSMREKRVAEEFEIIDTEDLLSQLSD
- a CDS encoding DEAD/DEAH box helicase, with product MIEQSLKNLNIAALNEMQTQAIDAIYTNRNTLIHSPTGSGKTLAYLLPTAKMVNQTISAVQALIIVPSRELACQIQDVHKATRSPVKIMCCYGGHSLEVEKNSFRNSPAILVGTPGRIVAHMEANRFDYSKITTLVLDEFDKSLEFGFLEEMEYIVGNLRKLKKRICISATRLNEIPQFVEMTEPFRVEFSDEELQPRITLKTVESPDVDKLETLLHLINYIGNQSTVVFCNHRDAVDRVTRFLRSKDIDTVNYHGGMEQEEREESLLKFRNGSYHLLVTTDLAARGLNIPEIQFIIHYHLPTTETTFIHRNGRTARMNATGTTYIIHSEADKLPSYLPKRPQTEVFSRDLPLPDKTEWVTVKLDVGKRDKINKVDIVGFLFRKGRLAKDELGLVEVTHRNSFAAVKRVKIRTMLKHVANETVKRKKVNVAVV